Below is a window of Bordetella genomosp. 9 DNA.
CATCATGCCTTCCACGCCCAGGGCCCGTGAAGCTTCGCGCTGGCGCGCCAGGTCCTGCCAATCCGCGCCATGCAGGAGCGGCGACAGGACCAGCGCGGGATCCGGGATGCCCGCGGCCAGCCGTTCCAGCATGGCACGGCGCTCGGCCTGCGGCCGGCCGCGCAGGTCTTCGCCGTCCCGTTCCAGCAGATCGTAGGCCAGCAGCACGACGGGCGCGTCGGCCAGCAGCTTGGCGCCGACCGACTTGCGGCCCAGGCGCTGTTGCAGGTGGGCAAAGGGCTGCACCCTGTCCTCTTTCCAGACGACGATTTCGCCGTCCAGCACGGTGCCTTCCGGCAGGCGGTTGCCCAGGCGCAGCAGCTCCGGAAAGCGCTCGGTGACCAGTTCTTCGCCGCGCGACCAGACCCAGGTCTGTTCGGCGCGGCGCACCAGCTGGGCGCGGATGCCGTCCCACTTCCATTCGATCTGCCAGCGCGATGGCGGGCCGAGCAGGTCCGGGAAGGCAGCGGGATCGCTGTTCAGGGGATGGGCCAGGAAGAACGGATACGGCTGCCCGTCCAGGCGGGCCTGGCCTTCGTGCGTGACGGGTTCGAGCAGGCGCTGGAACACTTCCGCCTGCGGGCGGGCGCCGATGTCGGTGTAGCCGATCAGGCGCTGCGCCATGTGGCGGGTTTCGACGCCGGCAACTTCGGCCAAGGCCCGGGTCAGGAGCAGCTTGGACACGCCCACGCGCATTGAACCGGTCATCAGCTTGGCACAGACGAAGCGGCCGTGCTGGTCCAGGCGGGCGAACAGGTCTTTCAGGCGGTGGACGATTTCGGCCGGCGGCAGGCCCCGCAGCGGCAGCAGCCGTTCCTCCACCCACTCCGTCAGGCTGGCGGTATCCGAAACCCCAGGGTCGGGCAGCAGCAGCGACAGTGTTTCGGCCAGGTCGCCGACGGCCTGGTAGCTTTCTTCGAACAGCCATTCCGGGACGCCGGCGGCGTCGGTGATGAACTGCCGCAGTACCTTGGTCGGAACCAGTTGGCGCGGCTTGCCGCCCGCCAGGAAATACGCAGCCCAGGCGCCGTCGGCCGGCGGGGCGGCCCGGAAATAATCGCGCATGGCCGCCAGCTTGGCGTTGCTGGACGTGGTGGCGTCCAGCCGGGTATAGAGATCGGCGAAATCCTTCACGAGGCCGGGTCCTCCGGGTCGTCGCCGGCATCCGGGTCGGACGGCAAGCGCGCCCGCGCTTCGCTTGCCGCCTGCGCAGATGCCATGGCCTCCGCGCCGTCCGAGGCGGCTTCGTCGCTTGCGCCGGCCCTGGTGGCGCCCTGCTCCTTGTCCGGACCACCCTCGTCTTCCTCCGCCCCGTACTCGGTGGTGAAGGATTCCCCGCGCAGGCCCAGCTCGTTCAGCCAGCGCACCAGGACGGCGACACTGCCATGGGTAACGATGACCCGCTCCGCGCCCGTGGCGCGGATGGCCTTGCCCAAGCCCGGCCAATCCGCGTGGTCGGACATTACGAACCCTCGATCCACGCCGCGCCGGCGGCGCGCGCCGCGCAAGCGCATCCAGCCGCTGGCGAATGCGTCGGCGTGCTCGCCGAATCGCCGCGTCCATGGGGTGCCGCGCGCCGACGGCGGCGCCAGCACCAGCGCGCGGCGCAGCTGCGCCGGATCGGTGATCTCCGACACCGTGATGGTCGGCGGCAAGGCGACGCCGGATGCCCGGTAGACCCGGTTCAAGCCCTCCACCGCCCCGTGCGTGACGATCGGGCCGATCGCCGCATCCAGCCCGTGCAGGATCCGCTGCGCCTTGCCGAACGCATAGCAATACAGGATGGATGCCCGGCCCACGGCGGCATTGGCGGCCCACCAGGCATTGATGTCGGCCCGCACCTGGGCCACGTCGTCCCAGCGATAGACCGGCAGTCCGAAGGTCGATTCGGTAATGAAGACGTCACACGGTACGGGCTCGAATGGGTCGCAGGTCCCGTCTTCCTGCAGCTTGTAGTCGCCCGACGCGACCCACACCTGGCCGCCATGCTCCAACCGGACCTGCGCCGAGCCCAATACATGCCCGGCGGGAAACAGGCTGATGCGCACACCATTATGTATACGCGTTTCGCCATAGGGCACGGCATCCAGGTCGACGTCGCCGACCCGCGCCCGCAGCACGCCCGCGCCGGCGGACGACGCCAGGTAATGGGCATGGCCGGCCCGTGCATGGTCGGAGTGCGCGTGCGTAATGATGGCGCGTTCGACCGGCCGCCAGGGGTCGATATAGAAATTCCCAGGGGGGCAGTACAGGCCTTCGGGTCGTGCGACGATCAAATCCATGAAGTTCACAGTGCCGTGTTGCTTGGGGTCGCCGCCAGGACGCTTTGCCCCGCGTGATCGAATTTTTGATCAACCTCAAGGCGCCCGCCGGTTGGGCGATCTAGTCTGGACAGGCGAGGCGCCGCACGGCGCAAAGCAAGCCGCAAGCCGGAAAGCGGCCGCACGGGTTACCAAAGTACACATCGTGGCAGGCTGTCCATGAGCAAAATAGCTGCTGACCCACGTTCCTACTCACCTTGGGCACGCTGCTTGCCAAGATACATGCATTCGGTCCCGAGCCGGTTGCGGATAGCAGCGAAGCATCGCGTATAGAAATTACGTTGCGTGTCATTTTCTACGCGAGACACAGTAGCAATCGTTACCCGTCGCCGTCTCCCGGCCTCCCCGTTGTCTTCGCCTGGCGCGTCCCAACCTTTTATCCGGACGCGT
It encodes the following:
- a CDS encoding ATP-dependent DNA ligase: MKDFADLYTRLDATTSSNAKLAAMRDYFRAAPPADGAWAAYFLAGGKPRQLVPTKVLRQFITDAAGVPEWLFEESYQAVGDLAETLSLLLPDPGVSDTASLTEWVEERLLPLRGLPPAEIVHRLKDLFARLDQHGRFVCAKLMTGSMRVGVSKLLLTRALAEVAGVETRHMAQRLIGYTDIGARPQAEVFQRLLEPVTHEGQARLDGQPYPFFLAHPLNSDPAAFPDLLGPPSRWQIEWKWDGIRAQLVRRAEQTWVWSRGEELVTERFPELLRLGNRLPEGTVLDGEIVVWKEDRVQPFAHLQQRLGRKSVGAKLLADAPVVLLAYDLLERDGEDLRGRPQAERRAMLERLAAGIPDPALVLSPLLHGADWQDLARQREASRALGVEGMMLKAADAQYGVGRTKESGVWWKWKVDPFSVDAVLIYAQRGHGRRASLYTDYTFAVWDAPPEAPERRLVPFAKAYSGLTDQEIRQVDAIVRKTTIEKFGPVRSLEPTQVFELGFEGIARSARHKSGIAVRFPRMLRWRQDKTPQDADTLETLAALLPDVSQ
- a CDS encoding ligase-associated DNA damage response exonuclease, with product MDLIVARPEGLYCPPGNFYIDPWRPVERAIITHAHSDHARAGHAHYLASSAGAGVLRARVGDVDLDAVPYGETRIHNGVRISLFPAGHVLGSAQVRLEHGGQVWVASGDYKLQEDGTCDPFEPVPCDVFITESTFGLPVYRWDDVAQVRADINAWWAANAAVGRASILYCYAFGKAQRILHGLDAAIGPIVTHGAVEGLNRVYRASGVALPPTITVSEITDPAQLRRALVLAPPSARGTPWTRRFGEHADAFASGWMRLRGARRRRGVDRGFVMSDHADWPGLGKAIRATGAERVIVTHGSVAVLVRWLNELGLRGESFTTEYGAEEDEGGPDKEQGATRAGASDEAASDGAEAMASAQAASEARARLPSDPDAGDDPEDPAS